A stretch of Candidatus Vicinibacter affinis DNA encodes these proteins:
- a CDS encoding superoxide dismutase has product MSFAQAPYKLPELGFAYNALEPYIDAMTMEIHLTKHHAAYVNNLNAALKGTNGENLTLIDLMKNISSYSPAVRNNAGGHLNHSLFWTILTPEKNTQPSADLMEAINNQFTSMDSLKTLLNKAAATRFGSGWAWLYINADKKLAISSTPNQDNPYMDVVEQKGIPILGIDVWEHAYYLKYQNKRGDYLAAIWNVVNWNEVSRRYHEVIPVKKGKFDDWPEIKDFHKTLSETFHPSEEGDLKPIRARSGEMVKKAITLSKSKVPAEFNNKGVTDALKKLESGSKALDKIVRKKGSDKAVNNSLHQLHETFHVIVEKCVTKE; this is encoded by the coding sequence ATGTCTTTTGCTCAGGCACCTTACAAACTGCCTGAATTGGGTTTTGCATATAATGCGCTGGAACCTTATATCGACGCAATGACAATGGAGATCCACCTCACCAAGCACCACGCAGCTTATGTAAACAATTTGAATGCCGCCCTAAAAGGAACAAACGGTGAAAATTTAACACTAATTGATCTCATGAAGAATATTTCTTCATATTCTCCTGCAGTTAGAAATAATGCCGGTGGTCATCTTAACCACAGCCTCTTCTGGACGATTCTTACCCCCGAAAAAAATACCCAGCCTTCTGCTGACCTCATGGAAGCTATCAACAATCAGTTTACCAGCATGGACAGCTTGAAAACTCTATTAAACAAAGCGGCTGCTACCAGATTCGGCTCAGGCTGGGCCTGGCTATATATAAATGCTGATAAAAAATTGGCCATCTCCTCCACTCCAAATCAAGATAATCCTTATATGGATGTAGTTGAACAAAAAGGAATACCTATTCTTGGCATTGATGTATGGGAACACGCTTACTATTTAAAATATCAGAACAAAAGAGGCGATTACCTTGCAGCAATTTGGAATGTAGTTAATTGGAATGAAGTCAGCAGAAGATATCATGAAGTCATTCCTGTTAAAAAAGGCAAATTTGATGATTGGCCTGAGATAAAAGATTTTCACAAAACTTTGTCAGAGACATTTCACCCAAGTGAGGAGGGTGACCTTAAACCAATTCGTGCAAGAAGTGGAGAAATGGTCAAAAAAGCCATTACCTTATCTAAATCTAAAGTGCCTGCCGAATTCAATAATAAAGGAGTCACAGACGCACTCAAAAAACTTGAGTCCGGGTCAAAAGCATTGGATAAAATTGTTCGCAAAAAAGGAAGTGATAAAGCAGTCAACAATTCTCTTCATCAGCTTCATGAAACCTTTCATGTAATTGTTGAAAAATGCGTTACCAAGGAATAG
- a CDS encoding HYR domain-containing protein, which translates to MLPTINYCLGVRKLCPSGPSFNSILFAVLLAAFGLFQQVDAQCVLACRGKGNLSLGPNCEAKILPTMLLTDGLRCPDAKYRVDVMDYNMKLLPYSPYVTENEVGMNVTVMVFDSVSKNSCWGKLFIEDKFAPVILCHNDTLYCNDTSFRLPPYFFDYCDVNPTIELVNEELLPYQCDPLFVKRVVRSWVATDKYGNKSRVCTDTQWLKRIPIDSVVYPKHFVHSNNCHIECSDVYPVDAKGHPHPNLTGVPTVDGYPLWPDFNLFCNLGTSYEDLVVVDNSCKKKIIRMWRVVEWWCGTAMIRSFPQTIEIVDTKPPHVHCPYDFTVTTNGSYECTSTFYLPPAVVFDSCQDSIHVDVFYGGGILLNQNGGYIKLPIGEHHVTYRAYDACYNLDSCSVKITVEDKNPPTAVCDQGVVVTLTRDDEIHVQAEVFDEGSHDDCHLDSFLVRRMDLGEPCGVKDYQFRQEVIFCCEDAGKKVMVVFRVKDQSGNYNDCMVEVEVQDKTPPVIKCPHDYSMACNPHLDTVDLSRFGKPDYYDNCIVHMHEYVDTFLNQCGLGYLARNFVIRDNMNRLDTCTQRIYVNPVDSFGAEDIIWPRDTTLFVCGANVEPKNLPDGYDFPKFLSVDCSRPGASYEDHVFNYIQDSSLCFKLLRKWKVIDWCQQSYDAQGNLILPHWTHEQIIKVSNKLPPKIGDDCDTIMVCLSGADCLKERVRISHYAVDDCTPDALIRSNFKLDLYNNGLIDSTNSVQGNTISWDGDLPVGEHRFIWVFEDQCGNREVCFQIVRVINCKLPTAYCLTGVAINLNGIDVDGDGDVEGVVDVWATDLNRNSYQQCGNPITFSFSRDSSDKYRRYTCDSVGQRRVEMWVTDQYTGLQDFCVSTVVVQDNNRICPGNLTRGNIAGLIQTPYGKPIPESVVLVENLSGTIEAEFNGKYIFPDLLLGYDYQVKVKKEKNYLEGISTLDILQIQKHILGSKGLGTPWRMLAADVNGDKVITASDMAALRKLILGYDYKFKNSNSWKFINAMYQFPDPEDPWYQNFPEEYRIQSMGGNMNYVDFVGFKVGDVSQTIWDSLGGIKTRTAQPVDLFSGFGSGSSLINVYTEKKQIAQGMQFTLKFDPNQNQYVGFKSGLVSLQDVNVNERFADDGILLVSWTSDESVILEPGQSLFSIEFRSELSTTFGQTVRICSDVLQAELYDPEFKEMDIRWGNKAILQQDEVVFGIPIPNPFVELTSIPMDVREEMNYTYKIFDINGALICQQTEHAVKGRNFIKVKRSQMPLAGIYTLRVEASGFAKSFKLVMMNQ; encoded by the coding sequence ATGTTACCGACAATTAATTATTGCCTCGGAGTAAGAAAACTATGCCCCTCGGGGCCTTCTTTCAATTCCATTTTATTTGCCGTATTGTTGGCTGCCTTTGGTCTATTCCAACAGGTGGATGCACAATGCGTATTGGCTTGCAGGGGTAAGGGAAATTTATCCCTAGGGCCTAATTGTGAGGCTAAAATTCTACCCACCATGCTTTTGACCGATGGCTTAAGATGTCCTGATGCCAAATATCGGGTAGATGTTATGGATTATAACATGAAATTGCTTCCATACAGTCCCTATGTAACAGAAAACGAAGTTGGGATGAACGTGACTGTTATGGTATTTGATTCGGTGTCAAAAAATTCCTGTTGGGGAAAGCTCTTCATTGAGGATAAATTTGCACCGGTAATCCTTTGTCACAATGATACCTTGTATTGCAATGATACCAGCTTTAGGCTGCCACCATATTTTTTTGATTACTGTGATGTAAATCCAACTATTGAGTTAGTTAATGAAGAGTTGCTGCCTTATCAATGTGATCCATTATTTGTAAAGAGAGTGGTTAGATCATGGGTTGCCACAGATAAATACGGCAATAAATCCAGAGTTTGCACAGATACCCAATGGTTAAAAAGAATTCCGATAGATTCTGTAGTTTATCCAAAGCATTTTGTACACTCAAATAATTGTCACATCGAATGCAGTGATGTATATCCTGTAGATGCAAAGGGTCACCCCCATCCTAATTTAACAGGAGTGCCAACGGTCGATGGATATCCATTGTGGCCGGACTTTAATTTGTTTTGTAATTTGGGAACGAGTTATGAGGATCTTGTGGTGGTAGATAATTCATGTAAGAAAAAAATTATCAGAATGTGGCGAGTGGTGGAATGGTGGTGTGGAACTGCAATGATCAGATCATTTCCACAAACCATTGAAATAGTTGACACCAAGCCACCGCATGTCCATTGTCCATACGATTTCACGGTGACTACGAATGGTTCTTATGAATGCACCTCAACATTTTACCTGCCACCAGCAGTCGTATTTGATTCATGTCAGGACAGTATTCATGTTGATGTTTTTTATGGAGGAGGAATATTGCTGAATCAAAATGGAGGTTATATAAAATTACCTATAGGTGAACATCACGTTACTTATAGAGCATACGATGCGTGTTACAATCTTGATTCCTGCAGTGTAAAAATTACTGTAGAGGACAAAAATCCTCCCACTGCAGTTTGTGATCAGGGGGTGGTGGTTACCTTGACGCGAGATGATGAGATTCATGTACAAGCGGAAGTTTTTGATGAAGGCAGTCATGACGATTGTCATCTTGATAGTTTTCTTGTTAGGCGCATGGATCTTGGAGAGCCATGCGGAGTGAAGGATTATCAATTCAGACAAGAGGTGATTTTTTGTTGTGAGGATGCAGGTAAAAAGGTGATGGTTGTTTTTAGAGTCAAGGATCAGAGTGGAAACTACAATGATTGTATGGTAGAGGTAGAAGTCCAGGATAAAACTCCACCAGTTATAAAATGCCCTCATGATTACAGTATGGCTTGTAACCCACATTTGGATACAGTAGATTTGTCCAGGTTTGGTAAGCCGGATTATTATGATAATTGCATCGTGCACATGCACGAATATGTGGATACGTTTTTAAATCAATGCGGGCTTGGATATTTGGCTAGAAATTTTGTAATCAGGGATAACATGAATAGGTTAGATACCTGTACGCAAAGAATTTATGTAAATCCGGTTGATAGTTTTGGTGCAGAAGATATAATTTGGCCAAGAGATACTACTTTATTTGTTTGCGGTGCAAATGTGGAACCAAAGAATTTACCTGATGGGTATGATTTTCCAAAGTTCCTATCGGTGGATTGTTCAAGACCCGGTGCGAGTTATGAGGATCATGTTTTTAACTATATTCAGGACTCCTCGCTTTGCTTTAAACTTCTGCGGAAATGGAAGGTCATTGACTGGTGCCAACAAAGTTACGATGCACAGGGCAATTTAATTCTTCCTCATTGGACACATGAGCAAATCATAAAAGTTTCAAACAAACTTCCTCCAAAAATTGGAGATGATTGTGATACCATAATGGTGTGTCTGAGTGGTGCTGACTGTCTAAAGGAAAGAGTTAGGATCAGTCATTATGCAGTAGACGATTGCACCCCTGATGCTTTGATTCGATCAAATTTCAAATTGGATTTATACAACAATGGATTGATTGACAGTACTAACTCTGTCCAGGGTAATACCATTAGTTGGGATGGAGATTTGCCAGTTGGTGAGCATCGTTTTATCTGGGTTTTTGAAGACCAATGTGGTAATCGGGAAGTTTGTTTTCAGATTGTGCGTGTTATCAATTGCAAACTTCCAACAGCTTATTGTTTAACAGGAGTGGCCATCAATTTGAATGGAATTGATGTAGATGGTGATGGTGATGTTGAAGGGGTTGTAGATGTATGGGCTACTGATTTGAATAGAAACAGTTATCAGCAATGTGGAAATCCCATCACTTTTTCATTCAGCCGAGACAGTTCTGATAAATACAGGCGATATACTTGCGACAGTGTAGGTCAAAGAAGAGTAGAGATGTGGGTTACGGATCAGTATACTGGATTACAGGATTTCTGTGTATCCACAGTTGTTGTGCAGGATAATAATAGAATTTGTCCGGGCAACTTAACCAGAGGTAACATTGCCGGATTGATTCAAACGCCTTATGGAAAGCCCATTCCGGAGTCGGTAGTTTTGGTAGAAAATTTGTCAGGTACTATTGAAGCAGAATTTAATGGCAAATATATTTTTCCTGATTTATTACTTGGGTATGATTATCAGGTGAAAGTAAAAAAGGAGAAAAACTATTTGGAAGGGATCAGTACGCTTGATATTTTGCAAATTCAAAAGCATATATTAGGTTCTAAAGGATTGGGAACTCCTTGGAGGATGTTGGCAGCCGATGTAAACGGAGATAAAGTAATTACGGCAAGTGATATGGCTGCTTTGAGGAAATTAATTCTGGGATATGATTACAAATTCAAAAATTCAAATTCATGGAAATTTATAAATGCAATGTATCAATTTCCTGATCCTGAGGATCCCTGGTATCAGAATTTTCCTGAGGAATACAGGATTCAATCAATGGGAGGGAATATGAATTATGTTGATTTTGTAGGTTTCAAAGTTGGAGACGTTAGTCAGACCATTTGGGATAGTTTGGGTGGAATAAAAACCAGAACTGCACAACCTGTAGATTTATTTAGTGGATTTGGATCTGGATCCAGTCTGATCAATGTGTATACTGAGAAGAAACAAATTGCACAAGGAATGCAGTTTACCTTGAAGTTTGATCCAAATCAAAATCAGTATGTTGGATTTAAATCAGGACTGGTAAGTCTTCAAGATGTGAATGTAAATGAGCGTTTCGCAGATGATGGTATTTTATTGGTTTCCTGGACCTCTGATGAATCAGTAATTCTTGAACCCGGGCAGTCGTTGTTTAGCATTGAATTCAGGAGTGAACTTAGTACCACTTTTGGCCAGACAGTAAGAATTTGCTCGGATGTTTTACAGGCAGAGCTGTATGATCCGGAATTTAAAGAGATGGATATCAGATGGGGAAATAAGGCTATTCTGCAACAGGACGAGGTTGTTTTTGGTATTCCAATTCCAAACCCATTTGTAGAGCTTACAAGTATTCCTATGGATGTCAGAGAAGAAATGAATTATACTTATAAGATTTTTGATATTAATGGTGCGTTGATTTGTCAACAAACTGAACACGCTGTTAAGGGAAGAAATTTCATCAAAGTCAAGAGAAGTCAAATGCCGTTGGCAGGTATTTATACCTTACGGGTAGAGGCTTCTGGTTTTGCCAAGAGCTTTAAGTTGGTAATGATGAATCAGTAA
- a CDS encoding DUF3127 domain-containing protein gives MSFNISGKLHKVFPMESKSANFQTREFVIVTEEQYPQYLKFQLVQDRCSVIEKFQPGQQITVHFDLRGREWQEKFFTNLQAWKVESQDMTQVKAGEQIVSGDSDQDPFATATEQFDDLPF, from the coding sequence ATGAGTTTTAACATTAGCGGTAAACTACACAAAGTGTTCCCCATGGAAAGCAAATCTGCAAATTTCCAGACACGTGAATTTGTTATTGTTACTGAAGAGCAATACCCACAATATCTCAAGTTTCAATTGGTTCAGGATCGTTGTAGTGTAATTGAAAAATTTCAACCAGGACAGCAGATCACGGTACATTTTGACTTACGAGGTCGAGAATGGCAGGAGAAATTTTTTACGAATCTTCAGGCCTGGAAGGTCGAATCTCAGGACATGACTCAAGTGAAGGCCGGAGAGCAAATTGTGAGCGGGGATTCAGACCAGGATCCATTTGCTACTGCTACGGAGCAGTTCGATGATCTTCCTTTTTAA
- a CDS encoding LPS-assembly protein LptD has translation MSLRIIFFLFLIASVISAQDSRLKPLQIDSSGSDSLIIRDYKLYVVSADSIEVPVDYQSKDSIIFDYNNKWIHLYGDASVKYQTMTLRADYIRIDMNSSIAYAEPLMDSLGQKTGIPKFVDGNQSFDAQKIRYNFKSRKGIITQIVTKETDIYIHGETTKFISKQSAGSDGDDIIYNKNGIFTTCDNPEPHFGIYSNKQKIIPNKLIIIGPSIVKIKGIPTPPFMLPFGFFPISKDRSSGLIFPRNYDFDPRYGFGLREIGYYFPINDFLDLKVLTDIWFKGSLRILTAGNYNKKYKYNGNFSLEYSYLKERIPNDYRTITKRPLRLSWRHAQAQTAHPYRSFSGDVNISTGSFDRVVFQDARNRLNSQLRSNLTYNYQFPNSPFSLIATFNHDQNLNTGIINMTLPQLDVRMRPITPFKNNKKISAQPNWYERINLNYNSSLTNRFSTLDTNLFKQSTLDTMQYGVKHSASLDASFRILKYFSLTPGINYYEEWFNKKRELTLLDTMIIRKDVNGNTIDTLFGLEQNKVKRGFYAYRNISANLNLSTQIYGQVLSKKGWFRGIRHVIAPSLNASFAPDYSKAPFNYSKYVDTDTRAEKNVPKKYLVYQGSPFGTSNPPAENFQINYSVNNRVELKYYSKKDSSFKKIPIIENFSFGGNYNVFADSFKLSNISGVGRNSIFKGLTTLTYSITVDPYQRILSGNTEIRKNAYLINTDKKLFNVVSASFGIVNSATVGQIFRLIKKQKPVADGLPSLENMLETFSLNHNMQYSFVRQTNGKDTFKLDYNSISTSGNIPITKNWSARIGQIGYDFLRKAPTYPDFGLVRNLHCWTMEFQYYPQSRAFSFFIGVRPGSLDFIKIPNNQNITGGR, from the coding sequence TTGAGTCTGAGAATCATCTTTTTCTTGTTTTTGATCGCTTCTGTTATCTCAGCACAGGATAGCCGACTTAAGCCGCTACAAATTGATTCAAGCGGTTCAGATTCATTAATTATACGAGACTATAAATTGTATGTTGTTTCAGCAGATTCAATAGAAGTGCCGGTAGACTACCAATCAAAAGACAGTATCATCTTTGATTACAACAATAAGTGGATTCATCTTTATGGAGATGCCTCTGTGAAATATCAGACGATGACGCTGAGGGCTGATTATATCCGCATTGACATGAACTCCAGTATCGCCTATGCAGAACCACTGATGGACAGTTTGGGACAAAAAACAGGAATCCCGAAATTTGTAGATGGAAATCAATCTTTTGATGCGCAAAAAATTCGTTACAATTTTAAATCCAGAAAAGGTATCATCACCCAAATCGTAACCAAAGAAACAGATATCTACATCCATGGCGAAACGACCAAGTTTATTTCAAAACAATCAGCCGGCTCTGATGGTGATGACATCATTTATAATAAAAATGGAATCTTTACTACCTGCGATAATCCTGAACCACATTTTGGCATTTACAGCAATAAACAAAAGATAATACCTAATAAACTGATCATAATTGGTCCCTCCATTGTTAAAATCAAAGGAATCCCAACTCCTCCCTTCATGTTGCCGTTTGGATTTTTCCCCATTTCAAAAGACCGAAGTTCCGGGTTAATCTTTCCAAGGAATTACGATTTTGATCCACGTTATGGGTTTGGATTAAGAGAGATTGGTTATTATTTTCCGATTAATGACTTCCTTGACCTCAAAGTGCTCACAGATATTTGGTTTAAGGGTTCTCTCAGGATTCTTACAGCCGGAAACTATAACAAAAAATATAAATACAATGGAAATTTCAGTTTGGAATATTCCTATCTCAAAGAAAGAATTCCAAATGATTACAGAACGATAACTAAAAGACCACTGCGACTTTCCTGGAGACATGCCCAGGCACAAACCGCCCATCCATACAGAAGTTTTTCAGGTGATGTAAACATTTCTACAGGCTCCTTTGACCGGGTAGTTTTCCAGGATGCCCGAAACCGGTTGAACAGTCAGCTTAGATCCAACCTTACCTATAACTACCAATTTCCTAATTCACCCTTCTCTCTGATTGCTACATTTAACCATGACCAAAACCTAAATACTGGAATTATTAATATGACGCTTCCTCAACTGGATGTAAGAATGAGACCCATTACACCTTTTAAAAATAATAAGAAAATTAGTGCCCAACCCAATTGGTACGAACGCATTAACTTGAATTACAACTCTAGCTTAACAAACAGATTCAGCACTTTAGACACTAACCTATTCAAACAAAGTACACTGGACACCATGCAATATGGTGTAAAACATTCAGCAAGTCTGGATGCCTCTTTTAGAATATTAAAATACTTCAGTCTGACCCCTGGAATAAATTATTACGAAGAGTGGTTTAATAAGAAACGGGAATTAACTCTTCTGGACACCATGATTATCCGCAAGGATGTCAATGGCAACACGATAGATACCTTATTTGGTTTGGAACAAAATAAAGTAAAAAGAGGCTTTTATGCTTATCGCAACATATCCGCAAATCTAAACCTAAGCACCCAAATCTATGGTCAGGTTCTTTCAAAGAAAGGCTGGTTCCGGGGAATTCGACATGTCATTGCACCAAGTCTTAACGCCAGCTTTGCTCCGGATTACAGTAAGGCTCCATTCAATTATTCTAAATATGTGGATACGGATACAAGAGCTGAAAAAAATGTTCCTAAAAAATATTTGGTTTATCAGGGAAGTCCTTTTGGGACGAGTAACCCTCCGGCAGAAAATTTCCAAATTAACTACAGCGTAAATAATAGAGTAGAATTGAAATACTATTCTAAAAAAGATTCCAGCTTTAAAAAAATACCAATCATAGAGAACTTTTCATTTGGTGGCAATTACAATGTTTTTGCTGACTCCTTTAAATTGAGCAACATCAGTGGAGTAGGAAGAAACTCAATTTTTAAAGGTCTGACAACGCTCACCTATTCGATAACGGTGGATCCTTACCAAAGGATATTATCCGGTAATACTGAGATAAGAAAAAATGCATACCTGATAAACACAGATAAAAAATTGTTCAACGTGGTTTCAGCTTCATTTGGGATTGTAAATTCTGCAACGGTGGGACAGATTTTCCGGCTCATCAAAAAACAAAAACCCGTAGCGGATGGATTGCCTTCTTTGGAAAATATGTTGGAAACATTCAGCCTTAACCACAACATGCAGTATTCCTTTGTCAGACAAACAAATGGCAAGGATACTTTTAAGCTGGACTATAACAGCATAAGTACATCCGGTAATATTCCAATCACTAAAAACTGGAGTGCAAGAATAGGGCAAATTGGTTATGACTTTTTACGAAAAGCACCTACGTACCCTGATTTTGGATTGGTTAGAAATCTACATTGTTGGACTATGGAGTTTCAATATTATCCTCAATCGAGAGCCTTTTCTTTTTTCATTGGGGTAAGACCTGGCTCTCTTGATTTTATTAAAATTCCAAACAATCAAAATATTACCGGAGGGCGTTAA
- a CDS encoding N-acetylmuramoyl-L-alanine amidase → MENYVKQAHWASYVLLCGLIQLIPSGINANNDPKVQIIGRHTIVLDAGHGGKDCGAKGRLAHEKDITLAVAKKLSVLLSICMPNTEVLLTREEDEYLELFERTRVANDQRADLFISLHCNANSSTHAHGTETYIMGLHKLKENLEVAKRENLSDNKDPIMTSGPDKDADFIMLCNFQDLNHEQSIQLATLCESTFKYKHPGGSRGVRQAGFMVLHQAAMPSILIEMGFISNPEEEAYLASDTGQNEIAAMIADGILAYFLQLDEPKLLTAERNSKLPE, encoded by the coding sequence ATGGAAAACTACGTAAAGCAAGCTCATTGGGCTAGCTATGTCCTCTTATGTGGGCTTATTCAGCTCATACCATCAGGGATTAACGCAAATAACGACCCAAAAGTACAAATTATTGGCAGGCATACGATCGTTTTAGATGCCGGACACGGTGGAAAAGATTGTGGGGCAAAAGGTCGCCTAGCGCATGAAAAGGATATTACACTTGCTGTGGCAAAAAAGCTTAGTGTATTGTTGAGTATTTGCATGCCTAATACCGAGGTATTACTTACTCGAGAGGAGGATGAATATCTCGAACTGTTCGAGAGGACAAGGGTGGCCAATGATCAACGAGCAGATTTGTTTATTTCGCTTCATTGTAATGCTAATTCTTCCACCCATGCTCATGGTACAGAAACCTATATCATGGGTTTGCACAAGCTTAAAGAAAATTTGGAAGTGGCGAAGAGGGAAAATCTTTCAGATAACAAAGACCCAATAATGACTTCCGGGCCAGATAAAGATGCAGATTTTATCATGTTGTGTAATTTTCAGGATTTGAATCACGAGCAAAGTATACAGTTGGCCACATTATGCGAGTCTACCTTCAAATACAAGCATCCGGGGGGGAGCAGAGGGGTCAGGCAGGCCGGTTTTATGGTCTTGCATCAAGCTGCCATGCCCAGCATCTTAATAGAAATGGGTTTTATATCCAATCCTGAAGAAGAGGCCTACCTAGCGTCGGATACTGGACAAAATGAGATAGCGGCCATGATTGCAGATGGAATACTGGCTTACTTTTTACAACTGGATGAGCCAAAGTTGTTGACAGCAGAGAGAAATTCTAAATTACCAGAGTAA
- a CDS encoding MCE family protein: protein MKISSETKIGLLTAVTLAILIIGYRFLKGSNLFDRSKIYYAVFKDVQMLDASAPVLARGIKVGTVIKVELKSENPDSVVVTLDVKSKIRLPQNCKAVLISTGIIGGKAIELRFDHHCIEDCVPNKSYLNTEVQSLLSGMFPKNEFEEYTKLLSASLDTLFSSTGVKTEVNAAAQDVKATLHNLAKVSEQLEAVMSASSHHINQSLKNVDVLTTSLTNDSKAISQSLENISVITKQVKDADPGKLVKDANATINHLDQTLTEGKKSIAQLNQVITQIEQGKGSLGKLINDPNLYKNLEKTSKNLEYLLQDMRLNPNRYIHISVFGSKNKPYEGPVSDPVDNIK from the coding sequence GTGAAAATTTCGTCCGAAACTAAGATTGGTCTGCTTACCGCAGTGACTTTGGCAATATTAATAATTGGTTACAGATTTTTAAAGGGCAGCAACCTTTTTGATCGATCTAAGATATATTATGCCGTATTTAAGGATGTACAAATGCTGGATGCTTCAGCTCCAGTTTTGGCCAGAGGTATAAAAGTAGGGACTGTTATTAAGGTGGAATTAAAATCTGAAAACCCTGATTCAGTGGTTGTGACCCTGGATGTAAAGTCTAAAATTAGGTTGCCCCAAAATTGCAAAGCCGTTTTGATTTCTACAGGAATTATAGGTGGTAAGGCGATTGAATTAAGGTTTGATCACCATTGTATAGAAGATTGTGTTCCCAATAAATCTTATTTAAATACGGAAGTTCAGTCACTCCTGAGCGGGATGTTTCCTAAAAACGAATTTGAGGAATATACCAAACTTCTCAGTGCATCTTTGGATACCCTATTTAGTTCAACCGGTGTAAAAACCGAGGTAAATGCGGCGGCACAAGATGTGAAAGCAACCTTGCACAATTTGGCCAAGGTATCTGAGCAACTGGAAGCTGTAATGAGTGCATCGTCACATCACATCAATCAATCTTTGAAAAATGTGGATGTGTTGACTACTTCCCTGACCAACGACTCCAAAGCTATATCACAGAGTTTGGAGAATATTTCTGTTATCACCAAACAAGTTAAAGATGCTGATCCCGGAAAATTGGTGAAAGATGCCAATGCGACCATTAATCATCTGGATCAGACCTTAACGGAGGGAAAGAAATCTATTGCACAATTAAATCAGGTAATTACTCAAATCGAGCAAGGAAAGGGGAGTTTGGGCAAATTGATAAACGATCCTAATTTGTACAAGAATCTTGAGAAAACAAGTAAGAACCTAGAATATTTGTTACAGGACATGAGGTTGAATCCAAATCGGTATATACACATTTCTGTATTTGGGTCAAAAAACAAGCCATACGAAGGTCCGGTATCAGATCCTGTGGATAATATTAAATAG
- a CDS encoding homogentisate 1,2-dioxygenase: protein MHYYTLGEIPHKRHTQFRKKDGSLYSEQLFSTEGFSDLYSILYHHNPPTQIVQVDEPFSFAAKTIHDKQLKHRCLKGFNIKPDPDYLKSRKPVLVNEDCKISLAAPTQSMNSYFFKNADADEVVFIHQGNGILKSIYGQIRFSYGDYLVIPRGTIYQFHFDGADNRLMIVESSGPITFPTRYRNSFGQLLEHAPFCERDIRKPTDLETFDEKGNFLLYIKKQDNIYPYHYLGHPFDVIGWDGFVYPFALSIHDFEPITGRVHQPPPVHQTFDGRNFVICSFVPRLYDYHPLSIPAPYNHSNIDSDEVLYYVDGDFMSRKHVERGMITLHPGGIPHGPHPGTVEKSIGAKETKELAVMVDTFRPLLMTEHAVGIEDPDYYLSWLTKDEGNGGIRMNQITS, encoded by the coding sequence ATGCATTATTATACTCTTGGAGAAATTCCACACAAAAGACATACTCAATTTAGAAAAAAAGACGGTAGCCTTTACAGCGAACAATTATTCTCAACTGAAGGCTTTTCTGACCTGTATTCAATCTTATATCACCACAATCCCCCAACACAAATAGTTCAGGTGGACGAACCATTTTCTTTTGCTGCCAAAACCATTCATGACAAACAACTTAAACATAGGTGCCTGAAGGGATTTAACATTAAGCCTGATCCGGATTATTTAAAAAGTCGGAAGCCTGTTTTAGTCAATGAAGATTGTAAAATTAGTCTTGCCGCCCCGACTCAAAGCATGAATAGCTATTTTTTTAAAAATGCAGATGCAGATGAAGTTGTTTTTATCCATCAAGGAAATGGCATACTCAAATCAATTTATGGACAAATTCGATTTTCTTATGGTGACTATCTGGTGATCCCAAGAGGAACCATTTACCAATTTCATTTCGATGGCGCAGATAATCGCCTCATGATAGTGGAATCTTCAGGACCCATTACCTTTCCAACCCGTTACAGAAATAGCTTTGGTCAACTATTGGAACATGCCCCTTTTTGTGAAAGAGATATTCGGAAGCCTACAGATTTGGAAACTTTTGATGAAAAAGGAAATTTTTTATTGTACATAAAAAAACAAGACAATATATACCCATATCATTATCTCGGTCATCCATTCGACGTAATAGGTTGGGATGGTTTTGTATATCCATTTGCCCTGTCCATTCATGACTTTGAGCCCATTACCGGTAGAGTGCACCAACCACCTCCGGTACACCAGACTTTTGATGGTAGAAATTTTGTCATCTGCTCCTTTGTCCCTCGACTGTATGATTATCACCCACTATCCATTCCGGCTCCTTATAATCACAGCAATATTGACAGTGATGAAGTTCTTTATTACGTTGATGGAGATTTTATGAGCCGTAAGCATGTGGAACGTGGAATGATCACACTACATCCGGGAGGTATTCCCCACGGACCCCACCCGGGTACTGTTGAAAAAAGCATCGGAGCAAAAGAAACAAAAGAATTAGCTGTAATGGTGGATACCTTCAGACCTTTATTAATGACTGAGCATGCAGTCGGTATAGAAGATCCGGACTACTATCTAAGCTGGCTTACAAAAGATGAAGGAAATGGCGGTATCCGAATGAATCAAATAACTTCCTGA